Proteins found in one Choristoneura fumiferana chromosome 16, NRCan_CFum_1, whole genome shotgun sequence genomic segment:
- the LOC141436072 gene encoding tubulin-folding cofactor B-like isoform X1 — protein MENIQVITQDFLNMHITKSDAETAAPIERRFKKGITVAEFKSKLELVTGGNAATMKLKLYDTKNKYICDIDNDDALLGSYPIDDLMRIHVIDKFTLLSDVGSSDSAERFRLSEEEYEKKGDTVRSFLQRNRLGKYNEEEMMKIKEQQQKELEEEARLAASVLVGARCEVRVPHAPARRATVRYNGPLEGAKGLWIGVQYDEPRGKNDGEVNGKRYFTCPPKYGGFVKPVYVTVGDFPEEQFDLDDEI, from the exons ATGGAGAATATTCAAGTTATTACTCAGGATTTCCTTAACATGCACATAACAAAGTCCGATGCTGAAACAGCGGCACCAATCGAGAGGCGTTTCAAGAAAGGAATCACAGTTGCCGAATTTAAG AGTAAACTTGAGCTAGTAACTGGTGGAAATGCTGCTACGATGAAACTGAAGTTGTATGACACCAAAAACAAATACATCTGCGACATAGACAATGATGATGCTCTCCTCGGCTCCTATCCTATTGATGACTTAATGCGGATACATGTCATAGACAAGTTTACACTTCTTAGTGATGTAGGTTCTTCAGACAGTGCGGAACG ATTCCGTTTGTCTGAAGAAGAGTATGAAAAGAAGGGTGACACGGTGAGATCATTCCTGCAGCGAAACCGTCTCGGAAAGTACAATGAGGAGGAAATGATGAAGATTAAGGAGCAGCAGCAGAAAGAGTTGGAGGAAGAAGCTCG GTTAGCAGCGAGCGTGTTAGTGGGGGCGCGTTGTGAAGTCCGCGTCCCTCACGCGCCTGCGCGGCGAGCCACTGTGCGGTACAACGGGCCGCTAGAGGGCGCGAAGGGACTGTGGATCGGCGTGCAGTATGACGAGCCTAGAGGGAAGAACGACGGCGA GGTGAACGGTAAACGCTACTTCACCTGCCCGCCCAAATACGGCGGCTTCGTCAAACCTGTGTACGTCACGGTGGGCGACTTCCCCGAAGAGCAGTTCGACCTCGACGACGAAATATGA
- the LOC141436072 gene encoding tubulin-folding cofactor B-like isoform X2 — protein MKSKLELVTGGNAATMKLKLYDTKNKYICDIDNDDALLGSYPIDDLMRIHVIDKFTLLSDVGSSDSAERFRLSEEEYEKKGDTVRSFLQRNRLGKYNEEEMMKIKEQQQKELEEEARLAASVLVGARCEVRVPHAPARRATVRYNGPLEGAKGLWIGVQYDEPRGKNDGEVNGKRYFTCPPKYGGFVKPVYVTVGDFPEEQFDLDDEI, from the exons ATGAAG AGTAAACTTGAGCTAGTAACTGGTGGAAATGCTGCTACGATGAAACTGAAGTTGTATGACACCAAAAACAAATACATCTGCGACATAGACAATGATGATGCTCTCCTCGGCTCCTATCCTATTGATGACTTAATGCGGATACATGTCATAGACAAGTTTACACTTCTTAGTGATGTAGGTTCTTCAGACAGTGCGGAACG ATTCCGTTTGTCTGAAGAAGAGTATGAAAAGAAGGGTGACACGGTGAGATCATTCCTGCAGCGAAACCGTCTCGGAAAGTACAATGAGGAGGAAATGATGAAGATTAAGGAGCAGCAGCAGAAAGAGTTGGAGGAAGAAGCTCG GTTAGCAGCGAGCGTGTTAGTGGGGGCGCGTTGTGAAGTCCGCGTCCCTCACGCGCCTGCGCGGCGAGCCACTGTGCGGTACAACGGGCCGCTAGAGGGCGCGAAGGGACTGTGGATCGGCGTGCAGTATGACGAGCCTAGAGGGAAGAACGACGGCGA GGTGAACGGTAAACGCTACTTCACCTGCCCGCCCAAATACGGCGGCTTCGTCAAACCTGTGTACGTCACGGTGGGCGACTTCCCCGAAGAGCAGTTCGACCTCGACGACGAAATATGA
- the LOC141436605 gene encoding uncharacterized protein, giving the protein MEDKRKRTVNFTSDEKAVLTELVIKYRTVIENKKSDATTNAEKVNGWKLLSDEFNAISTYCKRAPESLKTCWENIKRQTKKESASRKREMFKTGGGRPPPPPPSTGAGCMIETILGPALEGLENPYDGDAFLDINDKENVATQSTTNECPQINSDTEFLNNENEVMHVIEIMENSEPLCTQSQSPIAGPSHDNKYAAVQNNFNTENNLKWEGWTPSSLKRPVSDVLRESGNSWLKRRRPAPDQLSLSDQLIQEKINLVKTLIKNSEEDSKRRIELG; this is encoded by the exons ATGGAGGATAAACGCAAGCGTACAGTAAATTTCACCAGTGACGAGAAAGCGGTACTTACAGAACTGGTAATAAAATATAGAACcgttatagaaaataaaaaatccgaCGCTACAACAAATGCCGAAAAAGTAAATGGTTGGAAGCTCCTGTCTGATGAATTTAATGCTATAAGCACTTACTGCAAACGTGCTCCCGAGAGTTTAAAGACTTGCTGGGAGAATATCAAACgccaaacaaaaaaagaatctGCGAGTCGGAAACGAGAGATGTTTAAGACTG GCGGTGGAAGACCACCACCTCCTCCTCCAAGTACTGGAGCGGGCTGCATGATAGAGACAATCTTGGGACCTGCTTTGGAAGGACTAGAGAATCCATATGATGGTGATGCTTTCCTAGATATAAAT gaTAAAGAAAATGTTGCCACTCAATCAACCACTAATGAGTGCCCTCAGATTAACTCTGACACTGag TTTcttaataatgaaaatgaagTAATGCATGTCATTGAGATAATGGAGAATAGTGAACCTTTATGCACACAGAGCCAGAGCCCTATTGCTGGACCAAGTCATGACAATAAATATGCCGCAgtacaaaacaattttaatacg gaaaataatttgaaatggGAGGGGTGGACACCAAGTTCCTTAAAAAGGCCAGTATCAGATGTGCTTAGAGAAAGCGGAAATAGCTGGCTAAAAAGAAGGAGACCCGCACCTGACCAGCTAAGTCTGAGTGACCAGCTTattcaggaaaaaataaatttggtaaaAACTCTGATAAAAAACTCAGAGGAAGATTCTAAAAGAAGGATT GAATTGGGTTAG